The region TCCAGCCTCGCCCTAGACTTCGCCATCGCCGCCGCCCAGCGCAAGCAGCGCGTCCTGCTGCTCGACGTCGAGCCGGAAGGCGGCGGCGTGATCGGCCACCTGCGGTCGCAGGGCGCGACTCTGTCGGCCACGGAAACCGCCGGCGGCGTCATGCGCGTCGGCTCCAGCCGCCTCTACGTGGCTTCGACCCGCGGCCTGGACCTGTCGGAAGACCGGCTGTCCAGCGCGATCATCGCCGCCCGCAACAGCTTCGACCTGGTGGTCATGGCCGCGCCCGCCCTGCAACAATCCTATCTGGGGGTCACCCTTAGCGGCCTGTCCGATCTGACCGCCGTCGTCATCGAGGCCGAACAGACTCGCGCCGCCGTGGTCCGCAACCTGCTCGACAAGCTCGACGCCGCCGGCGCCGACGTGGCCGGCGCCATCCTCAACAAGCGTCGCTTCTACATTCCCCGCCTGATCTACGGCTGGCTCTAGGCGGGCTGCGCGGCGTAGGCGGCCGATAGCTGGCGATAAGCCCTGGAGCGGAAAGCCAGGATCGTCATCACCACCCCCAGCAGGCCAGCCAGGGTGAAGACCAGGGCCATGCCCCGCTCCGGCCCGCGTCCGTACCAGTCTCCGATCGCATCCGCTCCCGCGCCCGTCGTCATTAGGGGCACGAAGAGGAACTGGGTCAGCGGCCCGATGAGGAAAGCGGTGATGGGCGACGCCGCCTGCTCGATGGACTGGGCGAAGCCGAATACGCGCCCCTGACGCTCGAACGGCACCACCTTCTGCAGGGTCGTGTGTTCGGCCGCTTCGGCATAGGGGCCAAGGAGCAGCCAGATGAAGCAGCCCCCCGCCAGCAGGGGGATGGACGACTGCACGGTGAACACCGCCGCCACGGTCCAGGTGATCAGGTTGACCACGAGCAGGGTGCGCAGCGGATTGCGCCCCAGCCCCGTCTTGGCGATGATCAGCCCGCTCAGGATGAAGGCGCAGGACACCACGCCCCACAGCAGGCCCCAGGCCTCCACCCTCATCAGCGACAGGCCGTAGGCGTCCATCAGCGCCATGAAGACCCCGCCCAGCAGATTGTTCATGGCGGCGAAGAAGATCAGGGCGAAGAGGCCGGGCACCGCGGCCACCACCTTGATCGTGCCTTTCAGATCGACC is a window of Caulobacter sp. NIBR2454 DNA encoding:
- a CDS encoding MFS transporter — translated: MRPFYAVLGNNLLANIVNFTVWFALTFWVYLETRSVFATGMIAGVYLVMTAASGIWFGSLVDHHRKKTAMLGSSLISLIFYALSLALCLLAPPEQLTQIDGPLLWGFIVVVMIGVIAGNVRNIALPTLVTAMVAEDRRDKVNGLVGMVTGIGFLTTSVISGFLVARGGMVATLACAMGFTVAAMIHLAFVVLQEPEPAPHEGGDKPAKQVDLKGTIKVVAAVPGLFALIFFAAMNNLLGGVFMALMDAYGLSLMRVEAWGLLWGVVSCAFILSGLIIAKTGLGRNPLRTLLVVNLITWTVAAVFTVQSSIPLLAGGCFIWLLLGPYAEAAEHTTLQKVVPFERQGRVFGFAQSIEQAASPITAFLIGPLTQFLFVPLMTTGAGADAIGDWYGRGPERGMALVFTLAGLLGVVMTILAFRSRAYRQLSAAYAAQPA